The DNA region CGGCATCGCGCTCCTCGGCGCGCAGCCGCAGCGTGGCGTGCCGGTCCAGCACTGCCTGCAGAACGACGAGCACATCGGTCTCGCCGACCCCGCCCGGAGCCTGTATCACCAGGGCTTGATTGAACTGGTCGGTCGCCCCGGTGTTTTCGCGCAACCAGTGCATGATCGGCGTGGCGACCACGGCGCCGATACCCTCGTCGACCTCGGCGGCCTCACCGGAGACGACCTCGACCACGGTGGCCAACCGGGCCACCGTCTGCTCGACGAAGACGTCGCGCGGTCGGCACAACACCCCGGCTGCCCGCGCCCGCGCCACCACCTGCATCGACAGGATGCTGTCGCCGCCGAGATCGAAGAACGAGTCGTCGACACCGACCCGCTCCACGCCCAGAACCTGGGCGTAGATGCCGGCCAGGACTTCTTCCACCGCCGAGGCCGGGGCGCGATAGTCGCGACCGGCACCGATGTACTCCGGCGCCGGCAGGGCGCGGGTGTCCAGTTTGTTGTTGGGGGTCAACGGCAATGCTTCCAGCACCACCACGGCCGCGGGCACCATGTACGGCGGCAGCCGGTCCGCCAGTTGGGCGCGAACCTCGGCGGGGTCAGCGGTTCCGGTGATATAGCCGACCAGACGCTTGTCCCCGGGCCGATCCTCACGTGCGATCACGGCGGCGGTGGCGACACCGTCGAGCGCGGACAACGCGGCGTGCACTTCACCCAATTCGATGCGGTAGCCGCGGATCTTGACCTGCTCATCAGCGCGGCCCAGATACTGCAGTTGGCCGTCGTCGCCCCAGCGCACCAGGTCTCCGGTGCGGTACATACGTTGCCCTGGCGCTCCCGCGCCGACGAACGGGCACGCGACGAATCGCGACGCCGTCAGGTCGGATCTGCTGATGTAGCCCGGTGCCACACCGTCACCGGCGACGTAAAGTTCACCGACCACTCCCGCAGGCACCGGTTGCATCCAGGTGTCCAGGACGTACAGCGCCGCCCCGGGTACCGGCGAGCCGATGGGCACAACCCCTGATCCGGCCTGCAACGGTGCGCTGATCGCGACGCACATGGTGGTCTCGGTCGGGCCGTAGGCGTTGATCATCACGCGTCCGGGTGCCCACCGATCGACCACCGCAGCGGGGCAGGCCTCACCGACGACCGCCAACGCGGTTGACTCCAGCCCCTCGACCGGGAGCATCGCCACCGCCGACGGAGTCTGGGTCAGGACGTTGACACCCTGCTCCACCAGCACCCGGTGGAAGTCCTCGGGCGAGCCCGCCACGGATTCGGGCACCACCACCAGGCGGCCGCCGCGCAGCAGGGCGCCCCAGATCTCCCAGACCGACACGTCGAAAGCCAGGGAGTGGCACAGCGGCCACACCCCGGGGTTGGGCAGGCCGGCATCCAGTGACGTCATCAGCTGGGTGACGTTGTGATGGGTAACCGCAACGCCTTTGGGGGCACCGGTGGTGCCCGAGGTGTAAATGATGTAGGCGATGTCGTCGGGGCGCGGGCCGGGCAAGGGCGAGCTGGGCTGGGCATCCGCCGCGGGGTCGGCGACGTCGACGACGGTGATGTCGTAGCCGTCCAACCTTGCTCGCAACTCGGCGGTGGTGATCGCCGCGATCGGCTTCGCGTCGGAAAGGATGTATTCAATTCGGGAGGCCGGCACCGCCGGATCGATCGGCAGATACGCCGCACCGGTCTTGAGCACTGCCAGAATCGCAACCACGGCGTCGGCCGAGCGCTCCGTCACCAAGGCGACCCGCTCGCCCGGCCCCACGCCGCCGGCCGCGAGGACGTGCGCCAAGCGGTTGGCGGCCGCATCGAGTTCGCGGTAGGTCAGCGCGCGGCCCTCGAAGGTCAACGCGACCGTATCCGGAGCCTCGGCGACTCGCCTCGCGAAAAATTCGGTGATCGCGATCGTGTCCGCGTCGGGGGCCAGGGCGTCCTGGTTGCCAAAGCTTTCCAGTTCAGCGCGCTCATCGCCCGCGAGCAGATCCAGTGACGACAATCGTCGGTCCGGATCGGCAGCCATCGCCGTGATGACACGTTGAATGTGGTCGGCCAATTCGGCCACCTCGAAGTTCGCGAACGGTTCCCCCGCGCCCGCGGTACTCAGAAACAGCTCGTCACCGGCGCCGAGGAAAAAGAGTCCGAAACTGCTCGTGGGGCCGTGGTTGGTGTACGACACCGATATCGGGGCGCCGGCGAGGTCCGCGGTGAGCCTGGACGGAATGAAGTTGACGGCCACCCGGTTCGAGGCTTGCCGCGGACCGCCGACAGTTCCGTCCGCCCCCAGGGCGTGCACTGGAAACCGCTGATGTTTCAGAAGTTCCCGGATACGCACATCGACATGTCGACAGAATTCGCCCACGGTCATCTCCGGCGGAGCGCTCAGCACCAGAGGCACCACGCCGGCCAGCATGGCGGGAAGCGTCTTCGACTCGGCCTGCACTCGCCGGCTGACCGGGAAATCGAGTGCCACCTCCGAACCGTTCGCGGACCACGACCGTGCCAACAGCGCGCACGCCGCGGTGGTCACCGTGTACCGACGGATGCGCAGGCTCTTGGAGAGTTCCTTGATATCGCCCACGACCGCCGGATCGATGGGAACCGACGCGGAGGGCGCGTACGCGTCGCGCCCGTCAGCCCCTGAAGATTGCGGCTGATCGAGTCCGGCATCCGGCGGCGGGTTGCTTTGCCAGTACGCCAGATCGTCCTGGAAATCGGTCGACTCCTCGTACTGAGTCTCGCAATCGACAAGGTCTTGCAACGATCCGAAATAGGCGGGCGGAACCGTTTCACCTTTAGCCAATGCCGTATAAATTGTCGCAATACGTCGGCTCACCAGCGCCATTCCCAAGCCGTCGACTGAGATGTGATGTCCCAATCCGAACAACCAGAATTCATTTTCCTGCGTGCGGAATAGCGCAAACTTCACGAGCTTGCCGGTGAGCGGCAATGGGGTGTGCTGAATTGATGACGCTAATTCGCGAACTTCCCGTTCCGGGTCGCCCGCGTCTCGGACATCAAATAAAGGCAGCTCCAGGTCGGAGTAATCGAGGGCCCGCTGGAACACCTGGCCGTCCACTTCAAAGAACGACGCCCGCGCCGGCTCGGCCTCTTGCAGAGCCTGCCGAACAGCCCGCTCCATGAGGTCATGCCTGACGGCGCCGTCAATTCGACCCAGCAGGCCCAGCTGCCATTCGGTGCCGGCGAGGCCGCTTTCCTGCGAAAGCCAAATGTCCAACTGGCCGCGCGACAGCGGTAGCGCCCCGAGGTCAGGTTCCATTATTCAAATTCCCCACCAAAAGAATTGGCCCTAAAGAACCCCACCCTGCGCCAATCTCTGACGCAGGCTCTTCGGCCGTATATCGGTCCAATTTTGTTCGATGTACTCTAAACAGGCAGCGCGACTCGCTTCGCCATAAACCACCTCCCAGCCGGCTGGCACGTCGGCAAAATTCGGCCATAAGCTGTGCTGCTCTTCGTCATTGATCAAGACGTAGAAGCTGCCATTGTCGTCATCGAACGGGTTGATGCTCACTTTTCTCCATACTGCTTAGCGGACATCAGACGTACCCCAACATACGGGAGGTCTCAGGATAGCGCCTGAGATATTCGCGAAGTTTCCGGGGGTAGGCTGGCTTATTGAATTCAGTTAGCCCGCTTATACACTTAGCTGTAAAGCGACTTTCAGACACTTTAACGAGGTTGTGGCGCCTGTTGCGCAGGGCCCGGATATTGCGAGTTTTGCCAGATTGTGAGAGTCATGTGGGTTGGGCCCCGTCCGCCCCCTGCGACACCGGCCCCGGATTCGTGGTGCGAACCCGTCCAGCTCGGCTTTTCGCAGGTCCGGCGCATCTTCGCTGAGCACGCCGTGCCGCGGCCGATTCCACCGGAGAGCCACGACCGACAGCGCCGACGGTGCCCGATCGGCTACTCCCACCGGGGCCGGGTCGAGCCTCGGAGCAGGCCGTCGCCGCCCGCGCGCGAACTGGGCAAAGACGCGCCAGATCAAGCCGGTCGGTGCCGCGAAATGCCAAAGATTCCACCTGATCGTTGCCCGTTCACCACAGTCGTGGAGTAAAAGATTCGGTGCCGGCGCGGACGCATCACGACGCCACTGATCGGGTGGAAATGCAGCACGGGGCACGGAGCCGAAGAGGTAGCCGGGTCGGCGCGGAGCAGAGAAACTTACTGGCCGAGGTCGGTATCGGAGCGTTCCGGTGCTTCCTGCAACGGCGAAGACCCCCTGGGCAGGATCATGACGAACACCGGGACCCGAAGCGTGACGCCGCCGGCGATCGGTGATCGGATGGCGAAGGAAACCACCTCAAGCTCGAGGCGGCGGCCTCGCTGCGTCTCCATTTCGAGTCGGCCCGGCAACTGCTTGGGAGCCTTGAGCCAATCCAGGCCACGTTCGATCGACTCGGCGAGATTCATATCGTCGACTATACCCACCGCAAATGTCGGCCATCGGTATGGATTTGTGACGGAAACAACGGGCCCGCTGTTCTTTGCATTGCACTGCAAGCTATTTCGGCGCTACCCGGGATCGACGTCACTCCTTGACGAAGCTGTACATCCGATATTCCGAGGACCCGTCGCTGCCCAGGTCGTCGTAGGCCCGTTGCGCCGGTGCGAAATCCCGCACCACCCGACGCAAGGGCCGGGGCGTGACGCGATCGATCACGTTCTGCCATTGCTGCAGGGTGGTTGCCATCCCGCGTCTGACCTCGGTGTTGATCACTCGCTGCGTGCACAACCGTAGCGGCGCCGCCGCCAGCGCGGCCTCCCAGCCGGCGATGGCATGGGCTGCGCGGGCATCGGTGTAGAGGAAGTGTCCGCCGGGCGCCAGCACCCGCGCAACCTCTTCGAGGAATCGGGGAAACCGCGGGTATAGATGGGATGACTCGACATTGAGGACGGCATCAAAGGATTGGTCGCCGAACGGCAGATCCTCCGCATCGCCCTGGACGAAATCCAGGCCGGCCACGTCATGCGTCTTCCGGCAGTACTCGATACCGACCGGATTCACATCCAGGCCGGTATAGGAACTCGGTTGCAACGCGCGCGCAAGATAGGCGGCTCCGCCGCCGTGGCCACAACCGACCTCGAGGACGCGCTTGCCTCGCAGGTCGGCCTGGGTGGCGGTGCTGTGATAGAGCTGGATGGCATAGCGGTTCGGTTCATCGACCTCCGCCAGTGGCACCGACATCGGCGGATCTTCCTCGTAGCCGTAGTTGAGGAACACCACCTCCTCGGCGTCATCGGCGTCGAGCCTGCGAGTTGTATAGCGATAGATGAACTTTTGCGCAGATTGGGTGAACTTCGCGTTCAACTTCGCCCGAATACGAGGCTCCCGCCCCGGACTTCTGAGAGCCATCTCCGGAGTATGTCAGAGACTGGGCGTCTCGTAGCCGATTTCATCGGCGTAAAGCGCACCCGCTGGGAGCTTGTGATATCGATATGACACGGCGGCGGCACGGACAGCCGTGCCACGATCGGCGGTGCCGGCAAGCGAGCGACGATGAAAGGTCCAGACCTGTATGAAGTTTGCGCTGGCTTGTTACGGAACCCGCGGCGATGTCGAGCCGTCGGTGAGTATCGGCCGCGAACTGCAGCGTCGAGGA from Mycolicibacterium sp. MU0053 includes:
- a CDS encoding MbtH family protein; the protein is MSINPFDDDNGSFYVLINDEEQHSLWPNFADVPAGWEVVYGEASRAACLEYIEQNWTDIRPKSLRQRLAQGGVL
- the mtf2 gene encoding fatty-acid O-methyltransferase Mtf2, whose product is MALRSPGREPRIRAKLNAKFTQSAQKFIYRYTTRRLDADDAEEVVFLNYGYEEDPPMSVPLAEVDEPNRYAIQLYHSTATQADLRGKRVLEVGCGHGGGAAYLARALQPSSYTGLDVNPVGIEYCRKTHDVAGLDFVQGDAEDLPFGDQSFDAVLNVESSHLYPRFPRFLEEVARVLAPGGHFLYTDARAAHAIAGWEAALAAAPLRLCTQRVINTEVRRGMATTLQQWQNVIDRVTPRPLRRVVRDFAPAQRAYDDLGSDGSSEYRMYSFVKE